The DNA region AGGGCCGCGAGCCGCGACGACGCTCCGGTGCGCACGTTGACGGCGGTACGGGCGATGGCGGCCGTCGCCGGGACGCCGCCGAACAGCGGGGCGGCCAGGTTCGCCAGGCCCTGCCCGAACAGCTCCCGGTCCGGGTCGTGCTTCTGGCCGACCGTCATGCCGTCGGCGACGGTCGCCGAGAGCAGCGACTCCAGGGCGGCGAGCGCGGCGACCGCGACGGCGGGCGCGAGCAGCGAGCCGAGCGCCGAGACGTCGAGGAAGGCGAGGGAGGGCGCGGGCAGTCCGGCCGGCAGGTCGCCGATGGGGGCGGCGGCGTCGAGGTGGAAGAGCTGGGCCGCCACGGTCGCGGCGACGACCGCCACGATCGAGAAGGGGATGGTGGGGCGCCAGCGCGCACCGAGCAGCATGATCAGCGCCACGCCGGCCGCGAGGCCGACGGCGGTCCAGTTCGGCGTCTTCACGAACTCCTGGACCGCGTGCCAGGTCACCACCAGGACCCGGTCGCCCTCGGGCTTGGGGACGCCGAGCGCGTTCGGGATCTGCTGCAGGCCGATGACCAGGGCGATGCCCAGGGTGAAGCCCTCGACGACGGGGGCGGGGATGTAGCGCATGTACCGGCCGGCCCGGGCCACCGCCAGGCCGATCAGCAGCACGCCGGCCATCAGACCGACGGTCAGCACACCGCCGGGGCCGTACTCCGCCACGATCGGCACGAGCACCACGGTCATGGCGCCGGTCGGGCCGGACACCTGGAGGTTCGAGCCGCCGAACAGCGCGGCGAGCGCGCCGGCGACCACGGCGGTGGCCAGGCCGGCCTCGGCGCCGAGGCCGGAGGAGACGCCGAAGCCGAGCGCGAGCGGCAGCGCGACGATGGCGACGGTGAGACCGGCGAGCAGGTCGCGACGCGGGTCGCGGCGCATGGCGGCGTAGTCGGCGCGGGCGGGCAGGAGGGCACGGATCCGGCGCAGGGCCGGGGCGAGGGCGGTGCTCATCGCGCGGCGACCTCGGCTTCCCGCAGCTCCGCGAGGAGCTCGTTCTGCCCCGCCAGCATCTCGGTGAGGATCCGCCGGGCGGCCTGCATGAGGTCGGCGACGTCGCCGCCGGCGAGCGTGTAGACCACGGTGGAGCCCTCGCGGGTGGAGGTCACGATCCCGGACCGGCGGAGCACCGCGAGCTGCTGGGAGAGCGCCGGGGGCTCGACCTCGATCTCGGCGAGCAGGTCGCGTACCGCCAACGGTCCGTTCTGGAGCAGCTCGAGGACGCGGATGCGGACCGGGTGGCCCAGCATCCGGAAGAACTCGGCCTTGGCCTGGTACAGCGGAACCGGCACGATCGCGGCCTCTCCTCACGCCCCGCGCGGCGGCGGCGGGGTCCTGGCTCGGTGCTGTGCCCGCGGCTACCTGCGGGCACAGCGAAACCATCATGTATCGAATTGCCGAATTATGCAATTCATGCATTGGGGAGAGGTGCAGGGGCCGGGGCCCAGGGGGTGGGGCTGGTAGGGGGTTCGGCCGGTTCAGCGGGCCTCGACCAGGCGGATGCCGGTGACCAGGTCGGGCCGGATGCGGACCACCTGGTCCATGGTCCG from Streptomyces fradiae includes:
- a CDS encoding SulP family inorganic anion transporter: MSTALAPALRRIRALLPARADYAAMRRDPRRDLLAGLTVAIVALPLALGFGVSSGLGAEAGLATAVVAGALAALFGGSNLQVSGPTGAMTVVLVPIVAEYGPGGVLTVGLMAGVLLIGLAVARAGRYMRYIPAPVVEGFTLGIALVIGLQQIPNALGVPKPEGDRVLVVTWHAVQEFVKTPNWTAVGLAAGVALIMLLGARWRPTIPFSIVAVVAATVAAQLFHLDAAAPIGDLPAGLPAPSLAFLDVSALGSLLAPAVAVAALAALESLLSATVADGMTVGQKHDPDRELFGQGLANLAAPLFGGVPATAAIARTAVNVRTGASSRLAALTHAAVLAVIVFAAAPLVSRIPLAALAGVLIATAIRMIEVGSLRAMAKATRSDAVVLVLTAVATLALDLVYAVIIGFVVAGALALRAVARQARLAEVDFTADLPGEHTAEEHALLAEHIVAYRIDGPLFFAAAHRFLLELAEVADVRVVILRMSRVTTIDATGALVLKDAVEKLNRRGIVVMTSGIRPGQRKALDSVGALDLLRLDGREYATTPEAIAGARAHLHGAGLLPVVPGQPGPSGQGSGRVPEEAAR
- a CDS encoding ArsR/SmtB family transcription factor encodes the protein MPVPLYQAKAEFFRMLGHPVRIRVLELLQNGPLAVRDLLAEIEVEPPALSQQLAVLRRSGIVTSTREGSTVVYTLAGGDVADLMQAARRILTEMLAGQNELLAELREAEVAAR